A region from the Candidatus Tenderia electrophaga genome encodes:
- a CDS encoding septum formation inhibitor Maf (Maf; overexpression in Bacillus subtilis inhibits septation in the dividing cell) yields the protein MVKKPLILASSSPYRRELLLKLGVDFACVAPDIDETPRPHESPEHLVARLALEKARAVARCNRDALIIASDQVALLGGRILGKPGTHAAARQQLAAASGNTVLFLTSLVLLDAATDKFQSAVVPFSVHFRSLAESEIEGYLHKEQPYNCVGAFKSEGLGITLFERLEGDDPNTLVGLPLIQLTRMLAQAGVRLY from the coding sequence TTGGTCAAGAAACCACTCATACTCGCCTCCTCATCGCCCTATCGGCGTGAACTGCTGCTTAAGCTCGGCGTCGATTTCGCCTGCGTCGCGCCCGACATCGATGAAACGCCCCGCCCTCATGAGTCTCCGGAACACTTGGTGGCGCGCCTGGCCCTGGAAAAGGCCCGCGCCGTCGCCCGCTGCAATCGCGACGCCCTGATCATCGCCTCCGACCAGGTGGCCCTGCTCGGCGGCCGCATCCTCGGCAAACCCGGCACTCACGCAGCGGCGCGACAACAACTGGCCGCCGCCTCGGGCAATACGGTGCTTTTTCTGACCTCGTTGGTGCTGCTCGATGCGGCGACGGATAAGTTTCAAAGTGCGGTGGTGCCGTTCAGCGTCCATTTCCGCAGCCTCGCGGAGAGTGAAATCGAGGGCTATCTACACAAGGAACAGCCTTACAACTGCGTCGGCGCCTTCAAATCGGAAGGCCTGGGGATCACCCTGTTTGAACGTTTGGAAGGCGACGACCCCAACACCCTGGTCGGTCTGCCCCTGATTCAGCTGACGCGTATGTTGGCGCAGGCGGGGGTCAGACTGTATTAA
- a CDS encoding two-component system response regulator yields MSGNFKLSDLAISVVEPSSTQWRVISGQLNQVGITRLEHFKQAGTALTDMRAFKPDLVISAMHMPDMTGADLVQAMRNDDELEAIPFMLISSEDSDYHLEPIRQAGVIAILPKPFQAQDLTRALYSTLEFIEPDQSLLAEIDLDELSVLVVDDSTTARKHICRVLNNLGIDEITQAANGKDAVEIMGRQLFDLIVTDYNMPEMDGKQLTQYIRQHSHQRSIPVLMVTSEANHSHLAGVKQSGVSALCDKPFEPQEVKSLIRKILAAETEL; encoded by the coding sequence ATGTCCGGCAATTTCAAACTCAGCGATCTCGCCATCAGCGTAGTCGAACCTTCCTCCACCCAATGGCGCGTCATCAGCGGACAATTGAATCAGGTGGGTATCACCCGTCTTGAGCATTTTAAGCAGGCCGGCACTGCGCTGACCGATATGCGCGCCTTCAAGCCGGATCTGGTCATCAGCGCCATGCACATGCCCGACATGACCGGCGCCGACCTGGTCCAGGCCATGCGCAACGACGATGAGCTGGAGGCGATTCCCTTTATGCTGATCTCAAGCGAAGACTCGGATTACCACCTCGAACCCATCCGCCAGGCCGGGGTCATCGCCATTCTACCCAAACCGTTCCAGGCCCAGGACTTGACGCGCGCGCTCTATTCGACCTTAGAGTTCATCGAGCCTGATCAGTCCTTGCTGGCGGAGATCGATCTCGACGAACTCAGTGTGCTGGTGGTGGATGACAGTACCACGGCGAGAAAACATATCTGCCGCGTACTCAACAATCTGGGCATCGATGAGATCACCCAGGCGGCCAACGGCAAAGACGCCGTCGAAATCATGGGGCGGCAGTTATTCGATCTCATCGTGACTGATTACAACATGCCTGAAATGGACGGCAAGCAACTGACTCAATACATCCGTCAACACAGCCACCAGCGTTCCATCCCGGTGCTGATGGTGACCAGCGAGGCCAACCACAGTCACCTGGCCGGCGTAAAGCAATCCGGTGTCTCAGCCCTATGCGACAAGCCGTTCGAGCCGCAAGAGGTGAAGTCACTGATCCGTAAAATCCTCGCCGCGGAGACCGAACTCTAA
- a CDS encoding short-chain dehydrogenase codes for MNVVITGAGRGIGLGFVEYYLSAGATVWACYRCGDDGLRNFDSDRLKTVQWDVIETKDANFINESEIPGSIDLLINNARIYGPDKETGQSLDGITPETMLNVLDVNCIGPLRVVQRLKSKVISAKGKIANISSKMGSCEENTTGGCYAYRASKACLISVSKSMAIDLAPYDVRVITLHPGWVKTDMTGQSGLIDVQCSVKGVAAIIDNMDGYSPGAFVAFDGRCIPY; via the coding sequence ATGAATGTGGTGATTACAGGGGCCGGCCGGGGGATAGGTCTGGGTTTTGTCGAGTACTATCTCTCAGCTGGCGCCACCGTATGGGCCTGTTATCGCTGTGGTGATGATGGACTTAGAAATTTCGACTCCGACAGGCTCAAGACCGTACAGTGGGACGTCATCGAAACCAAGGATGCCAATTTTATTAATGAGTCGGAGATTCCGGGCTCTATCGACCTGCTGATCAATAATGCCCGGATTTACGGCCCGGATAAGGAAACCGGCCAGTCCTTGGACGGCATCACTCCCGAGACCATGTTGAATGTATTGGACGTCAACTGTATCGGTCCTCTGCGTGTGGTGCAGCGCCTTAAATCAAAGGTCATCTCGGCCAAGGGCAAGATTGCCAATATCAGTTCTAAAATGGGTTCCTGCGAAGAGAACACGACGGGCGGGTGTTATGCTTATCGCGCCTCTAAAGCCTGTTTGATCAGCGTATCCAAATCCATGGCCATTGACCTGGCGCCCTATGATGTCAGGGTTATTACCCTGCATCCGGGCTGGGTGAAAACCGATATGACCGGGCAAAGCGGGCTGATAGACGTGCAGTGTTCGGTGAAGGGTGTGGCCGCCATTATCGACAATATGGATGGCTACAGTCCGGGTGCCTTCGTCGCCTTTGACGGCAGGTGCATCCCTTATTGA
- a CDS encoding metal-dependent hydrolase, whose protein sequence is MNWEGLWTLFRKELKRFGKVALQTVLAPIVTALLYLLVFSHVLEEHVRVYENVSYTAFLIPGLMMMSMIQNAFANSSSSLIQSKVTGNIVFVLLTPLSYLELYLAFVLASVVRGMVVGLGIFLVASLFVSLPLHSVVWLIMFAFVSSTVLGTMGIIAGIWAEKFDHMAGFQNFIIMPLSFLSGVFYSIHSLPEFWQALSRFNPFFYMIDGFRYGFFGVSDVNPGVSLFAVLLFWAGLAAFTLFLLRSGYKLRD, encoded by the coding sequence ATGAACTGGGAAGGCTTGTGGACCCTGTTTCGCAAGGAGCTGAAGCGATTCGGTAAGGTGGCCCTGCAAACCGTTTTGGCGCCTATCGTCACGGCATTGCTGTATTTGCTGGTGTTCTCCCATGTGCTGGAAGAACACGTGCGTGTCTACGAGAATGTCAGCTACACCGCGTTTCTGATCCCCGGCCTGATGATGATGTCCATGATTCAGAATGCCTTTGCGAATAGCTCGTCAAGCCTGATCCAGTCCAAGGTGACCGGTAATATCGTGTTTGTACTGCTAACGCCCTTGTCATACCTGGAACTATATTTGGCGTTTGTGCTCGCCTCGGTGGTGCGCGGCATGGTCGTGGGATTGGGCATATTCCTGGTTGCGTCGCTGTTTGTCTCCCTGCCTTTGCACAGTGTGGTGTGGTTGATCATGTTTGCCTTTGTCAGCAGTACGGTGCTTGGCACCATGGGCATCATCGCCGGCATTTGGGCGGAGAAATTCGACCACATGGCCGGCTTTCAGAATTTCATTATTATGCCTTTGTCGTTTCTGAGCGGCGTCTTTTATTCAATTCATTCGCTGCCGGAATTTTGGCAAGCGCTCTCCAGATTCAATCCGTTTTTCTATATGATCGACGGCTTCAGATATGGATTTTTCGGCGTTTCGGATGTAAACCCTGGGGTCAGTCTGTTCGCGGTTTTATTGTTTTGGGCCGGTCTTGCTGCATTTACCCTGTTTTTGCTGCGAAGTGGCTACAAATTGCGTGATTGA
- a CDS encoding dihydroorotate dehydrogenase 2 (catalyzes the conversion of dihydroorotate to orotate in the pyrimidine biosynthesis pathway; uses a flavin nucleotide as an essential cofactor; class 2 enzymes are monomeric and compared to the class 1 class 2 possess an extended N terminus, which plays a role in the membrane association of the enzyme and provides the binding site for the respiratory quinones that serve as physiological electron acceptors) codes for MPGLYSLLRPLVFCLDPEQAHTLTLNGLDLAHKLRLIRAPAPRSHSGVKVMGLDFPAVVGLAAGLDKNGDHIDALAALGFGFIEVGTVTPRPQPGNPRPRMFRIPQAEAIINRMGFNNLGVDHLVQRVKQARFDGIIGINIGKNFDTPIEKAVDDYVLGLQKVYVHADYVTVNISSPNTANLRELQNKDQLGGLLSALKQEQQRLQRHHDKYVPLVLKIAPDVDDAGLKVIAETLIAYGIDGVIATNTTLSRQGVEGLPHGDEQGGLSGAPLTQASTQVVKTLYRLLGDKLPIIAAGGILSAEDAQAKLDAGARLVQVYSGLIYRGPHLVRDIIESCHIGLALDAAGQ; via the coding sequence ATGCCCGGTCTTTATTCATTGCTTAGACCACTGGTTTTTTGTCTCGATCCCGAGCAAGCCCACACGCTAACGCTCAACGGTTTGGACCTTGCCCATAAGCTGCGGTTGATCCGAGCCCCGGCCCCTCGCAGCCATAGCGGCGTCAAGGTAATGGGGCTGGACTTTCCCGCCGTGGTCGGGCTGGCCGCCGGGCTGGACAAGAACGGCGATCACATCGATGCGCTGGCGGCCTTGGGTTTCGGCTTTATCGAGGTGGGCACGGTAACGCCGCGGCCGCAGCCCGGCAACCCGCGCCCCAGGATGTTCCGGATCCCCCAGGCCGAGGCCATTATCAATCGCATGGGGTTCAATAATCTCGGCGTCGATCATCTGGTGCAGCGCGTCAAGCAGGCACGCTTCGATGGCATTATCGGTATCAATATTGGTAAGAATTTCGATACGCCGATTGAAAAGGCGGTCGACGATTATGTGCTCGGGCTGCAAAAAGTGTATGTCCACGCCGACTACGTCACGGTCAATATTTCCTCGCCCAACACCGCCAATTTGCGCGAGCTGCAGAACAAGGATCAGCTCGGGGGTTTGTTGTCGGCCTTGAAGCAGGAACAACAACGCTTGCAGCGACACCATGACAAATATGTACCCTTGGTGTTGAAGATCGCGCCGGATGTGGACGATGCCGGCTTAAAAGTGATCGCTGAAACACTGATAGCCTATGGCATCGACGGCGTGATCGCCACCAACACGACACTTTCCCGCCAAGGCGTCGAGGGGCTGCCGCACGGCGACGAACAGGGCGGCCTGAGCGGAGCGCCGCTTACCCAAGCTTCCACCCAGGTGGTCAAGACACTCTATCGCCTGCTTGGCGATAAATTACCCATTATCGCCGCCGGTGGCATACTCAGCGCCGAGGACGCGCAGGCCAAACTGGATGCCGGCGCAAGACTGGTACAGGTCTACAGCGGCCTGATCTATCGCGGCCCGCACTTGGTGCGTGACATTATTGAATCCTGCCACATCGGTTTAGCCTTGGACGCAGCGGGTCAGTAG
- a CDS encoding adenylyl-sulfate kinase, translated as MTTSKNIYWHSATVSRADREKLNGHKSAILWFTGLSGAGKSTVAHAVEDRLYQLGARTYVLDGDNIRHGLCKDLGFSDADRTENIRRIGEVAKLFTDSGVMALTAFISPFRSDRDAVRELVEDGDFIEIYCKCDLDVCEERDVKGLYKKARAGEIPEFTGINSPYEEPLNPEIIVDTAAQSIEDSVEQIIRALVGRNIIPAG; from the coding sequence ATGACCACATCTAAGAATATCTATTGGCATTCTGCCACCGTCAGCCGTGCAGATCGTGAAAAACTCAACGGCCATAAAAGCGCCATTCTGTGGTTTACCGGACTTTCCGGTGCCGGCAAATCGACCGTGGCCCACGCCGTTGAAGACCGCCTGTATCAGCTGGGTGCCCGCACCTATGTACTCGATGGCGACAACATTCGTCACGGCCTGTGCAAGGACTTGGGCTTCTCCGATGCCGACCGTACCGAAAATATTCGCCGCATCGGCGAAGTGGCGAAGCTGTTTACCGACAGCGGTGTGATGGCGCTGACGGCCTTTATTTCGCCCTTTCGTTCCGACCGAGATGCGGTGCGCGAACTGGTAGAAGACGGCGATTTTATCGAGATCTACTGCAAATGCGATCTGGATGTATGCGAGGAGCGTGACGTGAAAGGTCTTTACAAAAAGGCGCGTGCCGGCGAGATTCCGGAGTTTACCGGTATCAATTCGCCCTACGAAGAACCGCTCAACCCCGAGATCATTGTCGACACCGCCGCGCAAAGCATTGAAGACAGCGTGGAGCAAATCATCCGCGCCTTGGTCGGACGCAATATCATCCCTGCCGGGTAA
- a CDS encoding potassium transporter TrkA, translated as MTVDAWITIAVITVCFLTLVFTRWAADVVLMGGVTLLLVLGILTPEAALSGLANEGMVTVGVLFIVSAGLKETGAINWLTDSLLGRPRSLANAQMRVMGPVAGFSAFLNNTPVVAMLIPAVNDWARKYHLSVSKLLMPLSYAAIVGGTCTLIGTSTNLIVNGLMIKESDGDGLTMFELAWIGVPCTLLVFIYVLVVSKWLLPERKSAITQFSDVRQYTVEMLVEPRSSLEGKSIEEAGLRQLSGLYLVEIERRGHILPAVSPKERLESGDRLVFAGVVDSVVDLQKIRGLTPATNQVFKVNVPRPERSFIEAVVSDTNPLVGKTVKEGRFRSRYNAAIIAVSRNGEQLRMKIGEIVLQAGDTLLLEAPAAFTENHRNSRDFFLVSELLGSNPPRHDRAVLSISILLGMVVLVSAGVLSMLKAALLAAGLMIVSRCLTGNNARRAVDWQVLIVIAASFGLGQALYQTGGADYLANRIVALAGDGHPIIALAAVYFATALLTAMITNNAAAVLMFPVVLSMATSLDVSFMPFVIVLMVAASASFATPIGYQTNLMVFGPGGYHFSDYIRMGLPLTLLIGVLCLLIVPVVWPF; from the coding sequence ATGACTGTAGACGCCTGGATCACGATCGCGGTTATCACCGTTTGCTTCCTAACCCTTGTGTTCACCCGTTGGGCCGCCGACGTTGTGCTGATGGGCGGCGTGACCTTGTTGCTTGTGCTCGGGATCCTGACGCCGGAAGCGGCCTTGTCCGGACTCGCCAACGAGGGCATGGTGACGGTGGGCGTGCTGTTCATCGTCTCGGCCGGACTGAAAGAGACCGGCGCCATCAACTGGTTGACAGACAGTCTCCTCGGACGCCCCAGGTCCTTGGCCAATGCCCAGATGCGGGTCATGGGGCCGGTCGCCGGATTCAGCGCCTTTCTCAATAACACGCCCGTCGTTGCCATGCTGATCCCGGCCGTTAACGATTGGGCGCGCAAGTACCATCTGTCGGTTTCCAAACTGTTAATGCCCCTGAGCTATGCCGCCATCGTCGGCGGTACCTGCACCCTGATCGGCACCAGCACCAACCTCATCGTCAATGGCCTGATGATCAAGGAATCGGACGGTGACGGCTTGACCATGTTTGAACTGGCCTGGATCGGCGTGCCCTGTACCCTGTTGGTGTTCATCTATGTCTTAGTTGTAAGCAAGTGGCTACTACCTGAACGAAAATCGGCCATTACCCAGTTTTCCGATGTGCGCCAATACACCGTGGAGATGCTGGTGGAGCCGCGCAGCAGTCTGGAGGGCAAGTCCATTGAAGAGGCCGGCCTGCGTCAGCTCAGCGGCTTGTATTTGGTGGAGATCGAGCGACGCGGACATATTCTGCCGGCCGTATCCCCCAAGGAACGACTCGAAAGTGGCGACCGGCTGGTGTTCGCCGGCGTGGTGGATTCGGTGGTGGATTTGCAAAAAATCCGCGGCCTGACACCGGCGACCAACCAAGTGTTTAAGGTGAACGTGCCGCGGCCGGAGCGCAGTTTCATCGAGGCGGTGGTGTCGGACACCAACCCGCTGGTGGGCAAGACGGTCAAGGAGGGGCGCTTTCGCTCACGTTACAATGCCGCCATCATTGCCGTCTCCCGCAATGGTGAACAGTTGCGCATGAAGATCGGGGAGATCGTGCTGCAGGCGGGTGATACCTTGTTATTGGAGGCACCGGCCGCCTTCACCGAGAACCATCGTAACTCGCGCGATTTTTTCCTGGTCAGTGAATTGCTGGGCAGTAACCCACCGCGCCATGATCGCGCCGTGCTGTCCATCTCCATATTGCTAGGCATGGTTGTGCTGGTATCGGCCGGCGTCTTATCCATGCTCAAGGCGGCCCTGTTGGCCGCCGGTTTGATGATCGTGAGTCGTTGTCTCACCGGCAATAACGCCCGGCGCGCAGTCGATTGGCAGGTGCTGATTGTGATCGCCGCCTCATTCGGCCTGGGCCAGGCCCTATATCAAACCGGCGGCGCCGACTATCTCGCCAATCGCATTGTCGCCTTGGCCGGAGACGGACACCCCATTATCGCCTTGGCAGCGGTCTATTTCGCCACTGCCCTGCTCACCGCCATGATTACCAATAATGCCGCGGCGGTGCTCATGTTTCCCGTGGTATTGTCCATGGCGACCTCCTTGGACGTCAGTTTCATGCCCTTCGTGATCGTGTTGATGGTGGCGGCCTCGGCCAGTTTCGCTACCCCTATCGGCTATCAAACCAATCTCATGGTATTCGGTCCCGGCGGCTATCACTTTTCCGATTACATCCGCATGGGCCTGCCCCTGACGCTGCTGATCGGTGTGCTGTGTCTGCTCATCGTGCCTGTGGTCTGGCCGTTTTAG
- a CDS encoding sodium:proton antiporter: MAHGPNHTIETKDTTLEKAFSKVLTPFEEFIHRQTTGGLLLMACAVIALLIANFGYLEAYQHILHTPLGLSLGGLELEKSLHHWINDGLMALFFFVVGLEIKREVIVGELSDISKATLPIIAAIGGMVVPALVYTVVSGGPETGSGWGIPMATDIAFAVGVLVLLGTRAPKALLTFLVALAIVDDLGAVIVIALFYTDTIYWGALGSAGALFALLVLMNIVGIRKPLPYFLIGMLLWLAMLKSGVHATLAGVLTALTIPARPKFEPQQFSLLVRKLLDKFDQVHQPGMSIMRNEEQRSILQTLENGVHLVETPLQRLEHNMHAPVAFLIIPLFALANAGIPVHFESMGETLFHPVTIGVMLGLILGKFLGIAGFSWLAIKLGVGKLPAGVSFNHIAAVSLLGGIGFTMSIFIAELAFVGQPEHLLMAKTGILLASIIAGVSGYIWLYLAGNKHVDS; this comes from the coding sequence ATGGCGCACGGCCCAAACCACACGATCGAAACGAAGGATACAACGCTGGAAAAAGCCTTCAGCAAGGTTCTCACCCCCTTCGAAGAATTTATCCATCGCCAAACGACCGGCGGTTTGCTGTTAATGGCCTGCGCGGTTATCGCCTTGCTGATCGCCAATTTCGGCTATTTGGAAGCTTACCAACACATTCTCCATACGCCCCTGGGACTGTCTTTGGGCGGACTCGAACTGGAGAAAAGCCTGCATCACTGGATTAATGACGGCCTCATGGCGCTGTTCTTTTTCGTCGTCGGTTTGGAAATCAAGCGCGAGGTGATCGTCGGTGAACTGTCGGACATCAGCAAGGCAACCCTGCCCATCATCGCCGCGATCGGCGGCATGGTGGTGCCCGCCCTTGTCTATACCGTGGTCAGCGGCGGCCCGGAGACCGGCTCCGGTTGGGGCATCCCCATGGCCACGGACATCGCCTTTGCCGTCGGCGTACTGGTATTGCTGGGCACGCGTGCGCCCAAGGCCCTGTTGACCTTCCTGGTGGCCCTGGCCATCGTCGACGACCTGGGCGCGGTAATCGTGATCGCCCTGTTCTACACCGACACCATCTACTGGGGTGCGCTCGGCAGCGCGGGCGCACTGTTTGCTTTGCTGGTACTCATGAACATCGTCGGCATACGCAAGCCCCTCCCCTATTTTTTGATTGGCATGCTGCTTTGGCTTGCCATGCTCAAATCGGGCGTGCACGCCACTCTGGCCGGTGTGCTGACGGCCTTGACCATCCCGGCCCGGCCCAAGTTTGAGCCGCAACAATTCAGTCTGCTGGTGCGCAAGCTGCTGGACAAGTTTGACCAAGTCCACCAGCCCGGCATGAGCATAATGCGCAATGAGGAGCAGCGCTCTATCCTGCAGACCTTGGAAAATGGCGTTCACTTGGTGGAAACACCGCTGCAGCGGCTTGAACACAATATGCATGCCCCCGTGGCGTTCTTGATTATTCCTCTATTTGCGCTCGCCAATGCCGGTATCCCCGTGCATTTCGAGTCCATGGGCGAAACCCTTTTCCACCCCGTGACTATCGGCGTCATGCTGGGATTGATACTGGGCAAGTTTCTGGGCATCGCCGGCTTTTCCTGGCTGGCCATCAAGCTCGGCGTCGGCAAACTGCCGGCGGGCGTAAGCTTCAATCATATTGCGGCGGTCTCATTATTGGGCGGTATCGGTTTTACCATGTCGATATTCATTGCTGAACTCGCTTTTGTCGGCCAGCCCGAACATTTGCTCATGGCCAAAACGGGTATTCTGCTTGCCTCCATCATTGCCGGTGTGAGCGGGTACATCTGGCTCTACCTGGCCGGCAATAAA